A single window of Bacteroidota bacterium DNA harbors:
- the sprA gene encoding cell surface protein SprA, whose amino-acid sequence MKVKGLLKFLVFGSTSAFLMGVVFNSNANKNLFKPLYDVSGKVVLPPDTPEVKLPYDFKDNNGSQAIFDDKNPLYLENPSNIKTEVTYDPKTGNYDVSQNMGGLKYRPDTYVDAEDYQDYMFRKATHDYWRTKIKAEDINKPRKGIVPKLQVNSELFDRIFGGNTVDIRPTGTAELIFGLNRNKTLNPAIPQRQQKVTNFDFNMRIQLNLIGKIGDKLKITTSYNTEASFDWENQVKLDYTGYEDEIIKKIEAGNVSLPLNSSLITGSQSLFGIKTQLQFGRLTATTIFSQQRGKKQEVTIQGGAQTQQFNVNGDNYEANKHFFLAQYFRNNYDSWMSTLPVINTPIIINKVEVYVLNQTGSSEQTRNVVAFEDLGEDSMNVWPEFISTSSGPSTCIFPSNYAVYDSTGIIPHNGANSLYYVMSDPVTGILKDRDGSKVSSLLASTNTASNTCNSNGQYMVQSRDFDMIYNARRLNATEYTLNTRLGFISLNQTLNNDQVLAVSFQFTYNGKVYQVGEFSDQFPDNTKSLFCKLLKGANVNVRYPTWDLMMKNVYSLGAYNLNQQDFKLDVFYNNIETGVDIPYIPFGAINGKQLIQVLDCDKLSVNGDNFADGVFDFLPGYTINPANGRIYFTSIEPFGTKLRSKFDQVNDYPAANKYIFQELYDSTRVSAQQLPEKNRYKIKGSYKSASGSEISLNALNIPQGAVVVTANGVRLTENTDYTVDYTLGRVKIINESILNSGAQIKVSVESNSLFNVQQKSLMGTRLDFKVNRDLTLGGSFLRFSEKPVTQKVNTGDEPVSNIIYGLDYNYKTDAPFLTRLIDRIPLIDTKEMSSITTQGEFAQLIPGNAAAIGKDGNSYIDDFEGSISLIDVRNPSAWFLSSIPQGQPALFPEASQTDDIIVGKNRARFNWYTIDPALTRQQSGGVTPGNYNKDVYSNNLFRQVLETELFPGKTPPNGQPVVLPVFDIGFYPEERGPYNMDVTPVGGITAGMNMSNGKLNNPQSRWGGIMRRLETNDFQAANIEYVQFWLMDPFNEDYNSDTHPDMDKNNTPAGDLYINLGNVSEDIIKDGRMSYENGIPGPSNLSSNLPTIETNVAVVPTLPPLVNAFSVDQNDRAAQDVGYDGLNDEDEIIKFSSIVNSLPSGIPLIDAFKQDPSSDNYHFFRGDDYDNDITYKNTLMRYSKYNNMEGNSPTEEQYKSQNAGGYPTGATTIPNIEDINRDNTLSETENYYQYRVKISKQDLDPSNVGNNFIVNAFEGVADVEGIKKTVKWYQFKIPITQFENAVGGIEGFNSIRFMRVYMKGFDRPVVLRMARFELVRSDWRRYLFDLTKPGEFLANDDNTTAFDVSAVSVQENGQKTPVNYVIPPGIQQQQNIQTTNLVLQNEQALQLRTTNLKDGDSRAVYKNLEQDMRMFKQLKMFVHAEKLNNEKLNDGDLTVFVRLGTDYNNNYYEYEIPLQLTPNGSYDGTNENDKYKVWPSANEFVIPFDLLTSKKEERNRETGKDLALTQKPWESFDGNNKITIVGNPNLGAVKSIMIGIRNPKDNGALPHSVEVWVNELRLTGFNNKGGWATTGRVQAKLADLGNVSIAGTYSKPFFGSVEKKINERSKETTLNWDFSSQVQLGKFFPAKWKVSLPFYYSYGETRIKPLFNPFEPDVQLDNLVPSDAFSDDEIRQLKFNALDYTRRKGYNFTNVRIDGLKRKNAKPMPWDISNFAVTYAYTEMFKRNVNIDHNLIKQYRGNLTYGFNLQPKSWKPFSKMKIFENKWFALIKDFNLQPLPNRFGFTMDVTRNYSELLNRDITSFYTNDVNKTLTQYNKQFLINRNYDFRWDLCKALKFDYTATNEGRVLEPFGAIDTREKKDTIKQNLKGFGENVSFRQAFNVNYNVPINKIPILDFANLSYRYGGTYTWTRRPFAVVDSMNIGNTIQNTNTQNFTGTFNMISLYNKIPYFKRINSGQSKAGKGLRPNEKNNNAPVDSNKTTFKNSDNFKDIGEFLARALMMIKNVSVTYQLTNGTGLPNFRPSSQYMGMDFRDGQAPGLGFVAGSQEDIRPKALANGWLTLAEFQTSPYTRMKTENKTYRASIEPHGSLKIELNGTQNKSYNLTEFMRWDPITQRYEFHESPNETGNFSSSIFSLGRSFKDKGNNVESELFKEFIRTRQDYARELSANNPNSNGQYTYYDLAGNLRTGYDGYSETQQDVLIGTFYETYSGKKIRNYNTKNMFPGFPLPNWTVTWDGLGKLKVFKKMFRGITLRHSYRSTYTVGGYSNNLIYGESNGAQSNRSPIQNPIIFGTQQTSNFNSYYNVTSVVISEAFAPLIKVDLQFNKPGWQGNFEIKRDKTVNLNLTGPQIIETKGQEYVVGIGYRYPKLSIKKLKIQGKPLQSDLNIKVDLSYRRNVSIVRRIVDEISTPTGGTNIITLRSAIDYQLTPNINLRLFYDWIRTTPQTSASFPTSNINGGFSLRINLQ is encoded by the coding sequence GTGAAAGTAAAAGGGTTATTGAAATTTTTGGTTTTTGGATCTACCTCAGCATTCCTGATGGGGGTAGTTTTTAATTCCAACGCCAATAAAAACCTTTTTAAACCTCTTTACGATGTTTCAGGAAAAGTTGTGCTCCCGCCCGATACGCCGGAAGTAAAACTTCCATACGATTTTAAAGATAACAATGGCTCGCAAGCTATTTTCGATGATAAAAATCCGCTTTATCTCGAAAATCCTTCTAACATCAAAACTGAAGTTACTTACGATCCTAAAACAGGTAATTACGATGTAAGTCAAAATATGGGCGGATTAAAATACCGACCGGATACTTATGTGGATGCGGAAGATTATCAGGATTACATGTTCCGTAAAGCCACACACGATTATTGGCGAACAAAAATAAAAGCGGAAGACATTAATAAGCCGCGTAAAGGAATTGTTCCAAAACTTCAGGTGAACAGTGAATTATTTGACCGTATTTTCGGTGGTAACACAGTTGATATTCGTCCAACCGGTACAGCTGAATTAATTTTTGGATTAAACAGAAACAAAACATTAAATCCGGCTATTCCGCAACGTCAACAAAAAGTTACGAATTTCGATTTTAACATGCGCATCCAGTTAAACCTCATTGGTAAAATTGGTGACAAATTAAAAATCACTACCAGCTATAACACCGAAGCCTCTTTCGATTGGGAAAATCAAGTGAAGTTAGATTACACCGGATACGAAGATGAGATTATAAAGAAAATTGAGGCAGGTAACGTTTCTCTCCCCTTAAACAGCTCTTTAATTACAGGTAGTCAGAGTTTATTTGGTATTAAAACACAATTACAGTTTGGTCGTTTAACAGCTACAACTATTTTCTCGCAACAGCGTGGTAAAAAACAAGAGGTAACAATTCAGGGTGGCGCGCAAACACAACAATTTAATGTGAATGGCGATAACTATGAAGCCAACAAACACTTCTTCTTAGCTCAGTATTTTAGAAACAATTACGACAGTTGGATGTCTACGCTTCCGGTTATTAATACGCCTATCATCATTAATAAAGTGGAGGTGTATGTATTAAATCAAACCGGAAGCTCCGAGCAAACACGTAACGTTGTTGCGTTCGAAGATTTAGGTGAAGACTCTATGAATGTTTGGCCGGAGTTCATTTCAACTTCATCCGGACCAAGCACCTGTATTTTCCCTTCTAACTATGCCGTGTATGACAGTACTGGAATTATTCCTCACAACGGTGCCAACAGTTTGTATTACGTCATGTCTGATCCTGTTACAGGTATTTTAAAAGACCGCGATGGTAGTAAGGTGTCGAGTTTATTAGCCAGCACTAACACCGCATCAAACACTTGTAATAGTAACGGACAATACATGGTTCAGTCCCGCGACTTTGATATGATTTACAACGCGCGTCGATTGAATGCAACTGAGTATACATTAAACACGCGTTTAGGATTTATCTCCTTAAATCAAACCTTAAACAACGATCAGGTATTAGCGGTATCATTCCAATTTACTTACAATGGTAAAGTTTATCAGGTGGGTGAATTCAGTGATCAATTCCCGGATAACACCAAATCACTCTTCTGTAAATTATTGAAAGGCGCTAACGTAAACGTTCGTTATCCTACCTGGGATTTGATGATGAAAAACGTTTATTCATTAGGCGCTTACAATTTAAATCAGCAAGATTTCAAATTAGATGTGTTCTATAACAACATCGAAACCGGCGTTGACATTCCTTACATTCCTTTCGGTGCTATTAACGGAAAACAATTAATTCAAGTGTTAGACTGCGATAAATTAAGCGTGAATGGCGATAATTTTGCGGATGGTGTTTTCGATTTCTTACCGGGCTACACCATTAATCCTGCTAACGGACGAATTTATTTTACAAGCATAGAGCCTTTTGGTACAAAATTACGCTCTAAGTTTGATCAGGTTAATGATTACCCTGCTGCCAACAAATATATTTTCCAGGAGTTATATGACTCTACCCGCGTTTCTGCTCAGCAATTACCGGAGAAAAACAGGTATAAAATTAAAGGCTCTTACAAATCAGCATCCGGCTCCGAAATTTCCTTAAATGCATTAAACATTCCGCAAGGCGCTGTTGTAGTTACAGCTAACGGTGTGCGCCTTACCGAAAACACAGATTATACGGTTGATTACACATTAGGTCGTGTAAAAATCATTAATGAAAGTATTTTAAATAGTGGTGCTCAAATTAAAGTGTCGGTTGAAAGCAACTCCCTCTTTAATGTGCAGCAAAAAAGTTTAATGGGTACTCGTCTCGACTTTAAAGTAAACCGCGATTTAACTTTAGGTGGTAGCTTCTTGCGTTTTTCTGAAAAACCGGTAACACAAAAAGTAAACACGGGTGATGAACCCGTATCCAATATTATTTATGGTTTAGATTATAACTACAAAACAGACGCGCCATTTTTAACGCGATTAATTGATCGTATTCCTCTCATTGATACCAAAGAAATGAGCAGCATTACAACACAAGGAGAATTTGCACAATTAATTCCGGGTAATGCGGCGGCTATTGGTAAAGATGGAAACTCTTACATTGATGACTTTGAAGGAAGTATTTCCTTGATTGATGTGCGTAATCCTTCAGCTTGGTTTTTATCCAGTATTCCGCAAGGACAGCCGGCCTTGTTCCCTGAGGCCAGTCAAACGGATGATATTATAGTTGGAAAAAACCGCGCGCGATTTAACTGGTACACTATCGATCCTGCATTAACACGTCAACAAAGCGGCGGGGTAACACCGGGCAACTATAATAAAGATGTTTACTCCAATAACTTATTCCGTCAAGTATTAGAAACCGAATTGTTCCCCGGAAAAACACCTCCTAACGGTCAGCCCGTTGTACTTCCTGTTTTTGATATTGGTTTTTACCCTGAAGAGCGCGGTCCGTATAATATGGATGTAACGCCTGTTGGTGGTATAACCGCGGGCATGAACATGAGTAACGGTAAGCTTAACAATCCTCAAAGTCGTTGGGGTGGTATCATGCGTCGTTTAGAAACAAACGATTTTCAGGCGGCCAACATTGAGTATGTACAGTTTTGGTTGATGGATCCGTTTAATGAGGATTACAACAGCGATACACATCCCGACATGGACAAAAACAACACGCCTGCCGGGGATTTATACATCAACTTAGGAAACGTTTCGGAAGATATTATTAAAGATGGTAGAATGAGTTATGAGAATGGTATTCCGGGTCCGTCTAACTTATCTTCTAATTTACCAACTATTGAAACAAATGTGGCTGTTGTGCCAACACTTCCACCATTGGTAAATGCTTTTTCGGTTGATCAAAACGACCGCGCCGCTCAGGATGTGGGTTATGATGGTTTAAATGATGAGGATGAAATTATTAAGTTTAGCTCCATTGTAAACTCACTTCCATCTGGAATCCCTCTCATTGACGCATTCAAACAAGACCCTTCTTCAGATAACTATCACTTCTTCCGTGGTGACGATTACGATAACGACATTACGTATAAAAATACTTTGATGCGTTACAGCAAGTACAACAACATGGAAGGCAACTCTCCAACTGAAGAACAATACAAGAGTCAAAATGCGGGAGGTTATCCTACTGGCGCTACTACCATTCCGAATATTGAAGACATTAACCGTGATAATACTTTAAGCGAGACAGAAAACTATTATCAATACCGCGTAAAAATTTCGAAGCAGGATTTAGATCCTAGCAATGTAGGAAACAACTTTATCGTGAATGCGTTTGAAGGTGTTGCTGATGTAGAAGGAATTAAAAAAACAGTGAAATGGTATCAATTTAAAATTCCTATTACGCAGTTTGAAAACGCGGTAGGCGGCATCGAAGGATTTAACTCCATTCGTTTCATGCGTGTTTACATGAAAGGTTTTGATCGTCCGGTTGTGTTACGTATGGCGCGTTTCGAATTAGTACGCAGTGATTGGAGAAGATATTTATTTGATTTAACTAAACCTGGTGAGTTCTTGGCAAACGACGATAACACAACAGCGTTTGACGTATCAGCGGTAAGCGTACAGGAAAATGGACAAAAAACGCCGGTGAACTATGTAATTCCTCCGGGCATTCAACAACAACAAAACATTCAAACCACCAATCTTGTTTTACAAAACGAACAAGCCTTACAGTTACGCACCACGAATTTAAAAGACGGTGATAGTCGTGCCGTTTACAAAAATCTTGAACAAGATATGCGAATGTTTAAGCAATTAAAAATGTTCGTTCACGCAGAAAAATTAAACAATGAAAAATTAAACGATGGTGATTTAACCGTGTTTGTGCGTTTAGGAACCGATTACAACAATAACTATTACGAATACGAAATTCCTTTACAGTTAACGCCAAACGGTTCTTATGATGGCACCAATGAAAATGATAAATACAAAGTGTGGCCAAGCGCAAATGAGTTTGTTATTCCTTTTGATTTATTAACCTCAAAAAAAGAAGAGCGTAATCGCGAAACGGGTAAAGACCTTGCTTTAACTCAAAAGCCTTGGGAATCATTTGATGGCAATAACAAAATCACCATCGTTGGTAATCCAAACTTAGGTGCTGTTAAGAGTATCATGATTGGTATTCGTAACCCTAAAGACAATGGCGCGTTACCACACAGTGTTGAAGTGTGGGTAAATGAATTACGCTTAACCGGATTTAATAACAAGGGCGGATGGGCAACAACCGGAAGAGTTCAGGCGAAGTTAGCTGATTTAGGAAACGTTTCAATTGCAGGAACTTACAGCAAACCGTTTTTCGGAAGCGTTGAAAAGAAAATTAATGAGCGCAGTAAAGAAACAACTTTGAATTGGGATTTCTCGTCACAAGTTCAGTTAGGAAAATTCTTCCCGGCAAAATGGAAAGTGTCATTGCCGTTCTATTATTCGTATGGTGAAACGCGCATCAAACCTTTATTTAATCCGTTTGAGCCCGATGTACAATTAGACAATTTAGTTCCAAGTGACGCCTTCTCTGATGATGAAATTCGTCAGTTAAAATTCAACGCGCTGGATTACACGAGGCGTAAGGGTTATAATTTCACAAACGTGCGCATTGATGGTTTAAAGCGTAAAAACGCCAAACCAATGCCGTGGGATATTTCCAATTTCGCTGTTACCTATGCGTACACCGAAATGTTTAAGCGCAACGTGAACATTGATCACAATCTCATTAAACAATATAGAGGTAATTTAACTTACGGATTTAACTTGCAACCAAAATCGTGGAAGCCATTCAGTAAAATGAAGATCTTCGAAAACAAATGGTTTGCGTTGATTAAAGATTTCAATTTACAGCCTTTACCAAATCGATTTGGTTTCACCATGGATGTGACACGAAACTATTCTGAATTATTAAACCGCGATATTACCAGCTTCTATACGAACGATGTAAATAAAACACTTACACAATACAACAAGCAGTTCCTGATTAATCGTAATTATGATTTCCGTTGGGATTTATGTAAGGCATTAAAGTTTGATTACACGGCAACGAATGAAGGTCGGGTATTAGAACCATTTGGTGCTATTGATACACGCGAAAAGAAAGACACCATTAAACAAAACCTAAAAGGCTTTGGTGAAAACGTTTCTTTCCGTCAGGCATTTAATGTGAACTATAACGTACCTATTAATAAAATTCCGATCCTTGATTTTGCAAATCTTTCTTATCGCTATGGCGGCACTTATACCTGGACTCGCCGACCGTTTGCTGTAGTTGATTCGATGAATATTGGAAACACAATTCAAAACACCAACACACAAAACTTTACCGGTACTTTCAATATGATTAGTCTCTATAATAAAATTCCATATTTTAAGAGAATTAACTCTGGTCAATCGAAAGCTGGAAAAGGTTTACGGCCGAATGAAAAAAATAATAATGCGCCGGTTGACAGTAACAAAACCACATTCAAAAATTCAGATAATTTTAAAGACATCGGCGAATTCCTTGCACGTGCTCTTATGATGATTAAAAACGTTTCGGTTACTTATCAATTAACAAACGGAACAGGTTTACCTAACTTCAGACCAAGCTCACAATACATGGGAATGGATTTCAGAGACGGACAAGCGCCGGGCTTAGGGTTTGTGGCAGGTTCGCAGGAAGACATCCGGCCAAAAGCCTTAGCTAATGGTTGGTTAACCTTAGCTGAATTTCAAACTTCTCCATATACGCGAATGAAAACCGAAAACAAAACATATCGCGCCAGCATAGAACCTCACGGAAGTTTAAAAATTGAATTGAACGGAACACAAAACAAGAGCTACAACTTAACAGAATTCATGCGTTGGGATCCAATTACACAACGCTACGAATTCCATGAAAGCCCTAATGAAACAGGAAACTTTAGCTCCAGTATTTTCTCTTTAGGACGTTCGTTTAAAGACAAAGGAAACAATGTAGAATCGGAATTATTTAAAGAATTCATTCGTACACGTCAGGATTACGCAAGAGAATTAAGTGCTAACAATCCAAACTCAAACGGTCAATACACTTATTATGACTTAGCAGGAAACTTACGTACCGGTTATGATGGTTACAGCGAAACGCAACAAGATGTTTTAATCGGAACATTCTATGAAACCTATAGCGGTAAAAAAATTAGAAACTACAACACTAAAAACATGTTCCCGGGCTTCCCATTACCAAACTGGACAGTGACCTGGGATGGTTTAGGAAAATTAAAAGTGTTTAAGAAAATGTTCCGCGGTATCACGCTTCGTCATAGTTATCGTTCTACATATACCGTTGGCGGGTATTCTAACAACTTAATTTACGGCGAGTCTAACGGCGCGCAAAGTAATCGTTCGCCAATTCAAAACCCTATTATATTCGGTACGCAACAAACATCTAACTTTAACTCTTATTACAATGTTACCTCTGTCGTAATTAGTGAGGCGTTTGCTCCGTTAATCAAAGTAGACTTACAGTTTAATAAACCGGGCTGGCAAGGTAATTTTGAAATTAAGAGAGATAAAACCGTTAACTTAAACTTAACCGGTCCGCAAATTATTGAAACAAAAGGTCAGGAATATGTAGTTGGTATTGGCTACCGTTATCCAAAATTAAGCATCAAGAAGTTGAAGATTCAAGGTAAGCCATTACAAAGTGATTTAAATATTAAGGTTGACTTAAGCTACCGCCGCAACGTATCTATTGTACGCCGTATCGTTGATGAAATTAGCACACCAACGGGCGGTACTAATATCATTACCTTGCGCTCGGCTATCGATTATCAGTTAACGCCAAACATTAACTTACGTTTATTCTACGATTGGATTAGAACAACACCTCAAACTTCGGCATCCTTCCCTACTTCAAACATCAACGGGGGCTTTAGCTTGAGGATTAATTTACAATAA
- the ruvA gene encoding Holliday junction branch migration protein RuvA yields MISYIEGNISELNPASVTIETSGIGYSLLISLNSYSAFSGKEKVKVFIESVFVRDDNPRYYGFYNTDERDLFRKLISVSGVGGASAMLMLSSLSAAEIAGAINTANVTLLKSIKGIGEKTAQRIVVDLKGKLGKHEGGISQILSTSYNKNKEEALMALTTLGFPRTAAEKAIEKSLKQQGISSDNVEQLIKAALKNL; encoded by the coding sequence ATGATTAGTTACATAGAGGGGAATATTTCTGAATTGAATCCGGCAAGCGTTACCATTGAAACCAGTGGTATCGGTTATTCATTGCTGATTTCACTCAATTCTTACTCTGCTTTTTCAGGAAAAGAAAAAGTTAAAGTTTTTATTGAGAGTGTGTTTGTGCGTGATGATAATCCGCGCTATTACGGATTCTACAATACCGATGAACGCGATTTATTCAGAAAATTAATTTCTGTGAGCGGTGTAGGTGGCGCAAGCGCTATGTTAATGCTCTCGTCTTTATCAGCAGCCGAAATCGCAGGCGCCATTAACACGGCTAACGTAACACTTCTGAAAAGCATTAAAGGAATTGGAGAAAAAACCGCGCAACGCATTGTAGTTGACCTAAAGGGGAAACTTGGCAAGCACGAGGGCGGTATCTCTCAGATTTTGAGTACTTCATACAATAAAAATAAAGAGGAAGCGTTAATGGCTTTGACCACGCTCGGTTTCCCGCGAACCGCTGCTGAGAAAGCTATTGAAAAGAGTTTAAAACAACAGGGCATTAGCTCTGATAATGTAGAGCAGCTGATAAAAGCGGCTTTAAAAAATTTATAA
- a CDS encoding NADP-dependent malic enzyme, whose product MAKFRREDALDYHAQGRPGKIEVIPTKPYSTQRDLTLAYSPGVAEPCLEIEKNPEDAYRYTAKGNLVAVISNGTAVLGLGDIGALASKPVMEGKGLLFKIFADIDVFDIEVDTKNIDEFVNTVKNIAPTFGGINLEDIKAPECFEIERRLKEELNIPLMHDDQHGTAIISAAGLLNAVEISGKKMSEIRLVINGAGASANSCAKMYIAVGVKKENILMLDSKGVIHKGRTDLDQYKSFFASEKTNINTLEEAIKGADVFVGLSKGNILNQKMVQSMAKNCIVFALANPTPEISYEDAISSRPDIIVATGRSDHPNQVNNVLGFPFIFRGAMDVRATCINEEMKLAATKAIAALAKEMVPDYVNLAYGSKNLSFGPEYIIPKPIDNRLISCVSSAVAKAAIESGVAKRKITDWEAYRNELDNRLGKDNKLMRTLANKAKSNPKRVVFTEADTYKILKAAQVVRDEGIAKPILLGNKEKINKLIEEHHLDLGDMPIIDPWLHEEEAKRMEFGDLLWHKRNRRGLTQYDARKLMRDRNYFGAMMVELGLADAMISGLTRKYGAPIKPALEIIGVQEGVSKVAGLYIMMTKKGPYFFADTTMNTNPTAQELADIAVLTANTVKQFNITPRIAMLSYSNFGSGTGEVPAKAAEAVSILHKNYPGLIVDGDIQANFALNNNLLKEQFPFSTLVDKDVNTFIFPNLAAGNIAYKMMQELGGAEAIGPVLMGLKKPVHVLQLGSSVREIVNMIVIAVLDAQNKK is encoded by the coding sequence ATGGCCAAATTCAGAAGAGAAGATGCGCTGGACTATCATGCGCAGGGCAGGCCCGGAAAAATTGAAGTAATTCCAACCAAACCATATAGTACCCAACGTGATTTAACGCTAGCTTATTCTCCCGGTGTTGCTGAACCATGTTTAGAAATTGAGAAAAATCCGGAAGACGCTTATCGTTATACCGCAAAGGGCAATCTGGTGGCCGTTATATCAAACGGAACTGCGGTGTTAGGTCTCGGCGATATTGGTGCTCTTGCTTCTAAACCGGTAATGGAAGGAAAAGGTTTGCTCTTTAAAATTTTTGCTGACATTGATGTTTTTGATATTGAAGTTGACACCAAAAACATTGACGAATTTGTAAATACAGTAAAAAACATTGCTCCAACTTTTGGAGGAATTAACCTTGAAGATATCAAAGCGCCTGAGTGCTTTGAAATTGAGCGTCGCTTGAAAGAAGAATTAAACATTCCTCTTATGCACGACGATCAACACGGAACAGCGATTATTTCCGCTGCAGGTTTATTAAATGCAGTAGAAATATCCGGTAAAAAAATGTCTGAAATCAGACTTGTGATTAACGGTGCCGGCGCATCTGCTAACTCTTGTGCTAAAATGTACATTGCAGTTGGCGTTAAGAAGGAAAACATATTAATGCTCGATAGCAAAGGCGTTATTCATAAGGGACGAACCGATTTGGATCAATACAAATCATTTTTTGCCAGCGAAAAAACAAACATCAATACTTTAGAAGAAGCCATTAAAGGCGCTGATGTTTTTGTTGGCTTATCGAAAGGAAATATTTTGAATCAGAAAATGGTTCAAAGCATGGCGAAAAATTGTATCGTGTTTGCTCTGGCAAATCCTACACCTGAGATTTCGTATGAAGACGCGATAAGCTCTCGCCCAGACATTATTGTAGCAACCGGCCGAAGCGATCATCCTAATCAAGTAAACAACGTATTAGGTTTTCCATTTATTTTCCGTGGTGCGATGGACGTTAGAGCCACTTGCATCAATGAAGAAATGAAATTAGCCGCCACAAAAGCAATTGCTGCATTAGCAAAAGAAATGGTGCCGGATTATGTGAACCTGGCTTATGGTTCTAAAAATTTAAGCTTTGGTCCGGAGTATATTATTCCAAAACCAATCGATAACCGGTTAATCTCATGTGTTTCTTCGGCAGTTGCAAAAGCCGCCATTGAAAGCGGTGTTGCAAAAAGAAAAATAACCGACTGGGAAGCTTATCGTAACGAATTAGATAATCGCTTAGGAAAAGACAACAAGTTAATGCGTACACTCGCGAACAAAGCGAAGAGTAATCCTAAACGTGTTGTATTTACTGAAGCAGATACTTATAAAATTCTGAAAGCTGCGCAAGTGGTACGTGATGAAGGGATCGCGAAACCAATTTTATTAGGCAACAAAGAAAAAATTAATAAACTCATTGAAGAGCATCATTTGGATTTAGGCGACATGCCAATCATCGATCCATGGTTACATGAGGAAGAAGCAAAACGCATGGAGTTTGGCGATTTATTATGGCACAAACGTAACCGTCGCGGATTAACACAATACGATGCGCGAAAATTAATGCGTGACCGGAATTATTTTGGTGCGATGATGGTTGAGTTAGGATTAGCCGATGCTATGATCTCGGGTTTAACCCGTAAATATGGCGCGCCAATTAAACCTGCTCTAGAAATAATAGGCGTACAAGAAGGCGTAAGTAAAGTGGCCGGACTTTACATCATGATGACAAAAAAAGGTCCCTACTTCTTTGCCGATACAACCATGAATACCAATCCAACCGCGCAGGAGTTGGCTGATATTGCTGTGTTAACTGCTAATACAGTTAAGCAATTTAATATCACGCCAAGAATCGCGATGTTGTCGTATTCAAATTTTGGTTCAGGCACCGGAGAGGTTCCTGCAAAAGCTGCTGAAGCTGTAAGTATTTTACATAAAAATTATCCGGGCTTAATTGTTGACGGAGATATTCAGGCAAATTTTGCTTTGAACAACAACTTATTAAAAGAACAATTTCCATTTAGCACTTTAGTAGATAAGGACGTAAACACTTTCATTTTCCCGAATTTAGCAGCAGGTAACATTGCTTACAAAATGATGCAGGAATTAGGAGGAGCGGAAGCGATTGGTCCGGTATTAATGGGATTAAAAAAACCTGTTCACGTACTTCAATTAGGTAGTTCCGTACGTGAAATAGTTAACATGATTGTGATTGCCGTATTAGACGCTCAGAATAAAAAATGA
- a CDS encoding NAD kinase, with the protein MTIAVYARNTKDNHPLYLEKLIELTKKEKVKLIVYEPYYEFLRKEYRFTTILKTFSCYETLKSKADYVVCLGGDGTILETVALVRKSGIPVLGVNTGRLGFLASVSKDDIEKAVTLLIQEKFSLDKRELLEIVGGEKQFDDVNYALNEFTIHKKDSSAMINIDTYVDGVFLNSYFADGLIISTPTGSTAYSLSCGGPIMMPDSDNFILTPIASHNLNVRPIVISNNKTLSFKVAGRNESFNVSLDSRGTQIMSGSEISIKKADFRFNLITFEGQHFFETLRNKLLWGLDRRH; encoded by the coding sequence ATGACAATTGCCGTATACGCGCGCAACACAAAAGACAATCATCCGCTTTATTTAGAGAAACTGATTGAGCTTACCAAAAAAGAAAAGGTAAAGTTAATTGTGTATGAACCGTATTACGAATTCCTCCGTAAAGAATATCGTTTTACCACCATTTTAAAAACTTTTTCCTGTTACGAAACACTTAAATCCAAAGCTGATTATGTGGTTTGTCTGGGTGGTGACGGAACTATTTTAGAAACCGTTGCATTAGTAAGAAAATCCGGAATTCCTGTATTGGGAGTAAACACCGGCCGCCTTGGATTTCTTGCTTCGGTATCAAAAGACGATATCGAAAAAGCAGTAACACTTTTGATTCAGGAGAAGTTTTCACTCGACAAACGTGAATTATTAGAGATTGTTGGCGGCGAAAAACAATTTGATGATGTTAATTATGCATTGAACGAATTTACCATTCACAAAAAAGATTCTTCCGCTATGATTAACATCGATACTTATGTTGACGGTGTTTTTCTTAACTCCTATTTTGCCGACGGATTAATCATTTCTACTCCAACCGGATCAACAGCTTATTCCTTAAGTTGCGGCGGACCCATCATGATGCCCGATTCAGATAATTTCATTCTTACACCAATTGCATCACACAATTTAAATGTTCGTCCCATTGTCATTTCCAATAACAAAACCTTAAGTTTTAAAGTAGCCGGACGAAATGAAAGCTTCAATGTTTCACTCGATTCAAGAGGTACACAAATCATGTCGGGCTCCGAAATCAGCATCAAAAAAGCCGATTTTCGCTTCAACCTTATTACCTTCGAAGGACAACATTTCTTTGAAACACTTCGCAACAAATTACTGTGGGGTCTGGACAGACGTCACTAA